In Scheffersomyces stipitis CBS 6054 chromosome 8, complete sequence, one DNA window encodes the following:
- a CDS encoding ribosomal recycling factor (go_process protein biosynthesis), protein FHSSGFQLAKKKTKTSKKGKEEPVEEDDAEAANIDFEDATVKFQSVIEKFNKAASEAKLGKTNPKIFDKLSVNTHDGELPFTSVAQTSVKGRNFIITLFDPENSKHVINTILGSGLNMNAQVDPSNKFTLKVPLPPVTTETKNESVKHLKEIFEKFKHGSAKNNSLSSIRSEVRNKFTKQLKGHKSTDAENKLLTQFEKLHKQYSDKLNESFKTAESSILK, encoded by the coding sequence TTCCACTCTTCTGGGTTCCAATtagcgaagaagaagacgaagacatccaagaaaggaaaagaagaaccagttgaagaagatgatgcTGAAGCTGCTAATATTGATTTCGAAGATGCTACTGTAAAGTTTCAATCTGTTATagaaaaattcaataaaGCTGCCAGTGAAGCCAAATTGGGAAAGACCAATCCAAAGATCTTCGACAAGCTTTCTGTCAATACACATGATGGAGAATTACCATTCACTTCTGTAGCACAGACTTCTGTTAAAGGCAGAAATTTCATTATTACGTTATTTGATCCGGAAAATTCCAAACATGTCATTAACACTATTCTTGGATCAGGTTTAAACATGAATGCTCAAGTCGATCCATCCAATAAGTTCACCTTGAAGGTACCATTACCTCCAGTTACTACCGAGACCAAAAATGAATCTGTCAAACATTTGAAGGAGatctttgaaaagttcaagcACGGATCTGCGAAGAACAACTCCTTATCTTCTATCAGATCGGAAGTCAGAAATAAATTCACAAAACAACTCAAGGGCCACAAATCTACAGATGCTGAAAATAAACTCTTGACCCAATTCGAAAAATTGCATAAACAGTACTCTGACAAACTTAACGAATCATTCAAGACTGCTGAATCATCAATTTTAAAATAA
- a CDS encoding transport protein: protein MDQKKKCKILISRMTPNSEPQATIESGDYNIHYLIASSIIYICISEKSYPRKLAFSYLQEISHEFQNSHGTDALSNSARPFGFSSFDNFLSKTKKIYQDQRAQSNLDRLNNDLADVKKVMTKNIEDLLYRGDSLDKMSDLSSSLKSDSLKYRRRAQRINLEAMIRQYIPIVGAGLIFVFLIWYMFLRR from the coding sequence ATGgaccagaagaaaaagtgtAAGATTCTCATCAGTAGAATGACACCCAACTCCGAGCCTCAGGCTACAATTGAATCTGGGGACTATAACATCCACTACTTGATCGCAAGCCTGATCATATACATTTGCATTAGTGAAAAGTCATACCCCAGGAAGCTTGCATTCTCATACTTGCAAGAAATATCGCATGAGTTCCAGAATTCGCATGGAACAGATGCTTTATCGAACTCAGCCAGACCTTTTGGATTCTCTTCGTTTGATAATTTCTTGAGCAAAACTAAAAAAATCTACCAAGATCAGAGAGCACAATCAAATTTGGACAGAttgaacaacgacttggCAGATGTCAAGAAAGTCATGACAAAGAACATCGAAGACTTGTTATATAGAGGCGACTCGTTGGACAAGATGAGTGACTTGTCGTCGAGCTTGAAGAGTGATTCGTTGAAgtacagaagaagagcacAAAGAATCAACTTAGAGGCCATGATCAGACAGTACATCCCCATTGTTGGAGCTGGGTTGATCTTTGTGTTTTTGATATGGTACATGTTCCTCCGTCGTTAA
- the IPI1 gene encoding protein involved in rRNA processing, with translation MATKRKKAQKAKDFVKPKLKVGKTAAKPDNHTDTSFTAKTISLPNQSIAKKSKSGVSEEQKQEIDLSHHLSLTKHHASATRKEVLIYIDQHLPSNPSLYKQIFTSIIPLILDQSASVRTTLVALFNKCANMQPGILELHIRSIALFIHSAMTHLHPEIRNSSTKFLNVLVEHAPQSLSKSFFVKTMRSYFTLMSWTLTDDKKSVSLAITTSAAIGGSVKKARIGHLAVLKAFLQASLFPQLSDSAESEINPAIVVSVHPQSYKYLIPAATSQAFAPLKLFANELPNNSKDIDDGKFHISDLDTITAEDLDTRRKVFVDVFQKPVVKNLNSLVKEGGEVGREANSCMTIIDNLEQELKKVAEDE, from the exons ATGGCTACTAAAAGGAAGAAGGCTCAAAAGGCGAAGGACTTCGTCAAGCCAAAGCTTAAGGTGGGAAAAACTGCCGCAAAACCAGATAATCATACTGATACTTCGTTCACAGCCAAAACCATTTCCTTGCCCAACCAATCTATAGCCAAAAAGCTGAAAAGTGGAgtttcagaagaacaaaagcAAGAAATCGACTTGTCACACCATTTGTCATTGACTAAACATCATGCCTCTGCTACCAGAAAGGAAGTTCTCATATATATTGATCAGCATCTCCCATCCAATCCTTCGTTATACAAGCAGATCTTCACTCTGATAATACCGTTGATTCTCGATCAGTCCGCCAGTGTCAGAACAACATTGGTTGCACTTTTCAACAAGTGTGCCAACATGCAACCTGGTATTTTAGAATTGCATATCAGGTCTATTGCTCTTTTTATCCATTCGGCTATGACCCACTTACATCCTGAAATCAGAAATAGTTCTACAAAGTTTTTGAATGTGCTAGTAGAACATGCTCCACAGTCATTAAGTAAATCATTCTTTGTGAAGACTATGAGATCATATTTCACTTTGATGTCTTGGACCTTGACAGATGACAAGAAGTCTGTATCTTTAGCCATCACCACTAGTGCAGCCATCGGCGGATCTGTGAAAAAGGCTCGTATTGGCCATTTGGCTGTACTCAAGGCATTTTTGCAAGCTTCTTTGTTCCCACAGCTATCAGACTCTGCAGAGTCTGAAATTAACCCAGCCATAGTCGTGTCAGTCCATCCTCAATCATACAAGTATTTAATTCCGGCTGCGACTTCTCAAGCATTTGCTCCATTGAAGCTCTTTGCCAACGAATTGCCCAA CAATTCAAAGGACATTGACGACGGAAAATTCCATATCTCTGACTTGGACACCATAACAGCAGAAGACTTGGacacaagaagaaaagtattcGTCGATGTCTTCCAAAAGCCTGTAGTAAAGAATTTGAACAGTTTAGTTAAGGAAGGTGGTGAAGTAGGCAGAGAAGCCAACTCGTGTATGACAATAATCGATAATCTCGAGcaggaattgaagaaggtagCAGAAGATGAGTAA
- a CDS encoding carboxy-lyase activity (go_function molecular function unknown) codes for MSELSPSPSRNGETSNHIKYNVSFSSTSKLAVPSIANPTLPTGEPTTAINLENAGPSESSFILEEDDHHLQVVSTSRHSVASDSSYPGSGGQDSEYEEEDGNNVNSSHIEEEALQNMLSDLIRSNRSYVNVRDNSLPLRELSFLDLNIFPNTHEAKNELEFYEKHIQIQKDNDEPAFHQKLKHFFILSTAGKPIFSMHGSDDLIMGYMGIITTIVCTFEESMKEDFKSIMVGDKTKIVVLNKSPLLLVAISQISYELMSSNTDSTSSNKEDKESDSDDILLINQLNTLYKYLLAILSKPTIEKNFHNRMNYDLRKVLTPLDFQNLEALCMKLTYGLPLLNQGESISDTESFDFFIGELMDSSIQSVKVTNTTRMKLNNILLSCKRLKLRDDDSALNRSSETASLIFNRTTKEAEKYLGDDLLFSFLLASSNKILNYMKPKNHSLSNEDMKLLFSMISAAEYQNRGGSFDEDLWIPLCLPNFNPNGFLYVFVKKISLSSYLQSSTVDQYLTIVLVSSNKNTFFQMRELSRFIINKIVKREQFLTTLTDELTGSTKLSILNDIKVPAIKHFIYKLKETNQFIMNDMVHFNNDRSMNTLLQLVYFYSILHNSRATRIKSKLKSTYNQQQGSNFVNPINTYKIDNKKLTYVKWQGAGSIVTGFMLSDNSFEFYCLSNEEIDSKELISSSLKIIRWCEKYRKRLFLGGGVVF; via the coding sequence ATGAGTGAATTGAGTCCGTCTCCGTCGCGGAATGGTGAAACTTCAAATCATATAAAGTACAATGTGCTGTTTTCGTCTACTTCCAAACTAGCGGTTCCATCCATTGCCAATCCTACACTACCTACAGGCgaaccaacaacagcaattAATTTGGAAAACGCTGGACCATCTGAAAGTTCATTTATATTAGAAGAGGATGATCATCACCTCCAAGTGgtttcaacatcaagaCATTCAGTAGCCAGCGATAGCAGTTACCCCGGCTCTGGAGGACAGGATAGTgaatacgaagaagaagatggaaacaatgtcaattcttcacatattgaagaagaagcccTTCAGAACATGCTCAGCGACTTGATACGTAGTAACCGCCTGTACGTGAATGTCAGGGACAACTCTTTGCCCTTACGCGAACTCTCgtttcttgatttgaatATATTTCCTAACACTCATGAAGCAAAGAATGAACTTGAGTTCTATGAGAAACACATCCAAATCCAGAAAGATAATGACGAGCCAGCATTTCACCAAAAATTAAAACATTTCTTCATACTTTCAACTGCAGGGAAGCCCATCTTCTCTATGCACGGTTCTGACGATCTAATTATGGGTTACATGGGAATCATCACAACGATAGTATGCACATTTGAAGAGAGTATGAAGGAAGACTTCAAATCGATAATGGTGGGAGACAAGACAAAAATCGTAGTACTTAATAAGAGTCCACTCCTTCTCGTGGCAATATCCCAAATAAGTTATGAACTCATGTCTTCAAACACTGATTCCACATCTAGTAAtaaagaagacaaggaaaGTGACAGCGACGACATTTTGTTGATAAACCAACTTAATACTCTTTACAAATATTTACTTGCAATACTCTCGAAGCCAACTATCGAAAAGAACTTTCACAACAGGATGAATTATGATTTGCGAAAGGTTCTCACGCCGCTAGATTTTCAAAACTTAGAGGCTCTATGTATGAAGTTGACATATGGCTTACCGTTACTTAATCAAGGAGAAAGCATTTCAGATACGGAAAGCTTTGATTTTTTCATTGGAGAACTTATGGACTCATCAATCCAAAGCGTAAAAGTGACAAACACCACAAGGATGAAACTCAACAATATACTACTTTCATGTAAAAGACTCAAATTAAGAGACGATGACTCTGCTTTGAATAGATCAAGTGAAACAGCTTCATTGATATTTAATAGGACAACCAAAGAGGCTGAAAAGTATTTAGGAGACGACTTActtttttcatttttgcttgcttcttcaaataagATTCTCAACTATatgaaaccaaagaatCATTCGCTTTCGAATGAAGACatgaaattgttgttttctATGATATCCGCAGCCGAGTATCAGAATCGAGGGGGAAGttttgatgaagatctATGGATTCCACTTTGCTTGCCAAACTTCAATCCCAATGGATTTTTGTATGTCTTTGTAAAGAAGATCTCTCTCTCGAGTTATCTACAATCGAGTACTGTTGACCAGTACTTAACCATTGTACTTGTGAGTAGCAACAAGAACACATTCTTCCAGATGAGAGAATTATCGAGATTCATAATCAATAAGATTGTTAAAAGAGAACAATTCTTAACTACTTTGACGGACGAATTGACAGGATCGACTAAACTATCCATACTTAATGACATCAAAGTACCTGCAATCAAACACTTTATCTACAAACTAAAGGAAACAAACCAGTTCATCATGAACGACATGGTGCACTTTAATAATGATAGAAGCATGAATACCTTGCTTCAACTAGTGTACTTTTATTCTATCTTGCACAATAGTAGGGCTACTCGAATTAAGAGTAAATTGAAATCCACCTACAATCAGCAGCAAGGATCCAATTTTGTTAATCCTATAAATACCTACAAGATAGATAATAAGAAGTTAACTTATGTCAAGTGGCAAGGAGCAGGCTCCATTGTTACAGGGTTTATGCTTTCAGATAACAGCTTCGAATTTTACTGtttgagcaacgaagaaatcgaCTCCAAAGAGCTCATATCCAGCAGCCTCAAAATAATCAGATGGTGTGAAAAGTACAGAAAGCGGTTGTTCTTAGGAGGTGGCGTCGTCTTCTGA